In the Armatimonadota bacterium genome, ACGTAGCGCACCTTCGTCACGTCGACGCCGACCAGCCCGGCGAGCTGCGCGAAGGTCAGGTGGTCCAGCGCCCCGGGTGCCGACCCGCCGCCCACCGTGATCGCGCCCGGGTCGCGCTTGAACACCTCGAGCAGCGTCTTGAGGCTGTTGAACGCCGAGTCCTTGCGGACCGCGATCACCTGGAAGTCGGCGGTGATGGCGATGATCGGCGTCACGTCGCGGTAGGTGTAGGGCACGGCGCGCCGGGCCAGGGTGCCGGTGAGGGCCGAGCCCATCACGGCCAGCACATGGGTGTCGCCGCGGCGGCGCGTCACCATGTGGGCGATCCCGACCGCGCCGCTGCCGCCCGGCATGTTGATCACCGAGATCGGCACCGTCACCAGGCGCTCTTCGGTCAGCGCCTTGGCGGTCATGCGCGCGGTGGTGTCCCAGCCGCCGCCGGGGCCGGCCGGGGCGATGAACTCCAGGGCCTTGCTGGGGTACGCGGGCCCGGCGCCACCGTGCGCGAGGCCTGCGAGCAGCACGAACGCTGCCACCAGGACGGCTGTTCGTCTCATCGGTGTCACCTCCGGATGCTTCCTGGCTTCTCCCTGGCGTACGAGTCTTCCTACGCGCACCCTGCGCGTACCTGCGCCCCACGCGCCCGGCCCCCGGCGTGCCGCAGCGGTGCGCCCCTGTCCCCCGCGCGGCCCACGGCCGTTCCTGTTCCCTGACCCCGCTGTTGTCCCGCCGCGCCGGCGCCCGGCCTACCCACCGTGGGGCTCCTCGCCGACCCTCCGCTGGCCGCCATCGTTGCCGACGGCCGACCTACTCGCCGTGGGGCGCCCCTGGCCGCACCAGCAGCGGGGTGACCTCCCGGACGGACGCGTACTGGTCGAGCGTCCACAACGCCCGCAGCGCCGCGTCGGTCCGCGGGCCCAGCACCGGCTGGGCCAGGTGCCGGAACTTCTCCTCGAGCTGCGCGTCGCTCAACGGGTTGCGTGCGTGGCCCGGCGGGAAGTCCACGCGCGCCGTCCACGTGCGCCCCGACCGCTCATACACCTCCACGACCGTGGGGATGCCGCGCGGATAGGCCGCGGTCAACGCTGGGTCCTCGACCACCTCGGTGCGCGCCATGAGCTGGCGGACATCCTCGCGCTGGATGCGCGCCGGCGCGAACTGGCGCGCGGTCACCTCGCCGTCCAGGAGGGCCGCCGCCACCAGGTAGGGCATGCTGTGGTCGGCCGTCTCGCGCGTCGTCGGCGCCCATTTCTCGGGCTCGCCGCCGATGATCTCGACCGCCACCCGGAACGTGCGGATGACCACCCGGTCGATCGCCTCGGGCCGCAGCCCCTGCTGGCGCAGGTCGAGGGCCGCCGCGATCGCAGCCTGCGAGTGGTACTCGGCCGGCCAGTACTTGATGTCGGTCTCCAGGAGCTTGAAGGTGGCCGGCGGCGGGGGCGTAGCGTCTGCGGGCCTGCCGCCTTCCTCTTCCCATCGCAGCTCGTTCTCCGAGGGCTCGGGCGCCTCGCCCGCCATGGGCGGAATGGCAAGCGGGCCCGAGACCTGGGCCATGAAGCCCCGGCGTCCCTCGAAGACCGGCGACGGTCCGGTGATGCCCTCCGTCGCCAGGTAGGCGGCGAAGACGGCGTTGTGGCTGGCGCCGCCGTAGGCCGCGCCCTTCCACATCGACAGGTGCCCGACGCGGGTCTGGCGCAGGTTGATCCCCGTGGTGGCGGCGATGTTGATCGCCTGCTCGATGGCGTCGACGTCGCCCCCCAGCAGGCGGGCGGCGCCCGCAGCCACGGCGATCCCGCCGTAGGTCACGTGGTCCCAGCCGCGGTCACGGATGCTGCTGGCGTCGGCCAGCCGGCAGACGATCTCGTAGGCCGCGACCAGCGCGGCGAGCAGGTCGCGGCCGGTGGCCCCGGCGTCCTCGGCCGCAGCCAGCAGCCCGGCCAGGTTGTCCGACGGGTGCAGGGCTTCCCTGGACAGGTAGGTGTCGTTGTAGTCGAGGTAGCGCACCATGTACCCGTTCACGAAGGCAGCCACGTCGGGCGCCGTGCGCTCGCCCCACGCCAGCACCGTGGCCCCGCCGGACGGGCTCAGCCGGCCGGCCGCGCGTCGGGCCGCCGCGATGGGCGGCTCGGCGGCCGCGCCCAGGGCGCACGCCACGGCGTCGATCACCCGGCGCTTGGCCTCGTGGATCACCTGGGCGGGAAGGGCCTCGTAGGCCAGGCCCGCCATGTACGCGGCGAAGCGGCGGGCCAGCGTCACGGGCCGGTGCCCCTGTACGGCTGGCGGGCGGCAGCCGCGCCGCCGGGTCGGGCACAGCGCTGGGTGTGCCTGCGTGCCGACCTCACCGCATGGCCTCCCCGCGGGCGGATATTGCCCCGTAGCGGCGTTCCCGCTCCTCCCATGCGGGCAGGTCCACGAGCCGGTCGCGTTCCGCGAACGAGGCAAGCCGGTCGCCCATGCCCGTGGCCGTGCCCGTGGTGCGCACCAGGGCGGCAGCTTCCTGCATGGCGGCGATGGCCGCCCGCTGCAGGTCGGAGGGCACGATCATGATGCGGTACCCCATGGCCTCCAGGCGCGCGGGTGGCACCAGAGGGGTCTTGCCGCCCGCGAACATGTTCACCAGCAGCGGTGCTGCCACGGCGCGCGCGATGCGTTCGAGCTCGTCTTCCGATTCGGGGGCCTCCACGAAGAGCACGTCGGCGCCGGCCTCGGCGTAGCGGTTGGCGCGTTCGATCGCGGCCGCAAGCCCCAGCACCGCCCGGGCGTCGGTGCGGGCGATGATCACCAGGTCGGGGTCGCGCCGGGCATCGAGCGCGGCGCGCAGCTTGCCCACGAACTCGTCGGTGGAAACCAGCTGCTTGCCCGCGTAGTGCCCGCACTTCTTGGGCGTCACCTGGTCCTCCAGGTGCAGGGCGGCCACGCCCGCCCGCTCGAACTCCCGCACCGTGCGGACGACGTTGAGGGCGTTGCCGTAGCCCGCGTCGGCGTCGGCGATCACGGGCAGCGGCGTGGCGTCGGTGATCTCGCGGACCCGGGCCAGCACCTCGGACAGGCCCAGCAGGCCCAGGTCGGGCAGGCCCGCGCTGCGCGCGATGGCGCCGCCGCTGGCGTAGAGCGCCTCGAACCCGGCCTCGGTGGCGATGCGTGCCGACAGCCCGTCGAAGACCCCCGGGGCGATCAGCAGGCCCCCGGCCCGCAGCCGCTCGCGCAGCCGGCGGGCTGGTGAGGGCGCGGTGTGGGACATCGTCGGGGCCTCCCGGAACGTCAGGGTGTCGTGCAGTCTGCAGCATACGGGATTCCCCGCGGCCTGGCAACGCGGGTACAATGAAAGGACGATGCCCAACCGCCTGATCGGCGAAACGAGTCCCTACCTCCTGCAGCACGCCCACAACCCCGTCGACTGGTACCCCTGGGGTGAAGAGGCGTTGCGCCGGGCGCGGGAGGAGGACAAGCCCATCTTCCTCAGCATCGGCTACGCCGCGTGCCACTGGTGCCACGTGATGGAGCGCGAGTCGTTCGAGGACCCCGCGGTGGCGCGCCTGATGAACGAGCACTTCGTCAACGTCAAGGTCGACCGCGAGGAGCGCCCCGACCTCGACGACATCTACATGCAGGCGGTCGTCGCCCTCACCGGGCACGGGGGCTGGCCGATGAGCGTCTTCCTCACGCCTGACGGCGTCCCGTTCTACGGCGGCACCTACTTCCCGCCCGAGCCGCGGCACGGCCTGCCGTCGTTCCGACAGGTGCTCGAAGCCATCGCGGCCGCCTGGCGCCACCGGCGCGACGAGGTGCTGCGCGGCGGCCAGGCCCTGCTGGAGGTGCTGCGTCGGAGCAGCGCGCCGCCGCAGGCCGACAGCACCCTGCGCCCGGCCACGCTGGATGCCGCCTTCGCGCAGCTGGAGCGGCAGTTCGACCTGGCCCACGGCGGCTGGGGCGGCGCGCCCAAGTTCCCCCAGCCCATGGCCCTGGAGTTCCTGCTGCGGACCTACGTGCGCACGGGCGAGGAGAGCGCGCGCCGCATGGCCGAGCGCACCCTGGAGAAGATGGCGCGCGGGGGCATCTACGACCACCTGGGCGGCGGGTTCCACCGGTACGCGGTCGACGCCCTCTGGCGCGTGCCCCACTTCGAGAAGATGCTCTACGACAACGCGCAGCTGGCGCGCGTCTACGTGCAGGCCTGGCAGGCGACCCGGCGCCCCCTCTACCGCGCGGTCGCCGAGGAGACGGCGGACTTCCTGCTGCGCGAGATGCAGGACCCCGCTGGCGGCTTCTACAGCAGCCTCGACGCCGACAGCGAGGGCGAAGAGGGGAAGTTCTACGTCTGGACGCGCCAGGAGCTCCGCGCGGTGCTGGGCGAGGACGCCCCGCTCTTCGAGGACGCCTACGGTGTCACCGCCGAGGGGAACTTCGAGGGGCGGTGCGTGCTGTACCGGGCGCGCGAGCCCGACGTGCTGGCCGAGCGCTGGGGTGCGGACGCCGACGTGCTGGAGGCGCGGTTGGCCGCGGCCCGGCGCCGGCTGCTGGCCGTGCGCGCCGCGCGCGTGCGGCCGGGGTGCGACGACAAGGTGCTGGCGGCGTGGAACGGCCTCGCGATCGGCGCCCTGGCCGACGCGGCGCGGGTGCTGGGGCGCGACGACTACCGTGAGGCCGCCGCGCGCGCTGCGGCGTTCGTGCTGGAGGCGATGCGCACGCCCCAGGGCCGCCTGCGGCGCTCGTGGCGCCAGGGCGTGGCCAGGGGCGAGGCCTTCCTGGAAGACTACGCGAACCTCGCCGACGGGCTGCTGGCGCTCTACGAGGCCACGTTCGAGGGCCGCTGGTTCGTCGAGGCACAGCGGCTGGCCGAGGTGATGCTCTCCGGCTACCGCGATCCCGCCGGCGGCTTCTTCGACGTGGCCGACGACCACGAGGCGCTGGTCGTGCGGCCCAAGAGCCTGCAGGACACCGCCACGCCATCGGGCGGCGCCGCGGCCGCCGGGGCACTGCTGCGTCTGGCCGCGCTGACCGGCGAGGGACGCTACCGCGACCTGGCCGAGGAGGCCCTGCGCGCGGTCCAGCCGCTGGCCGCCACCTATCCGACCGCGTTCGCCCGCTGGCTGTGCGCGCTCGACTTCGCGCTCGCCCCGCCCCGCGAGGTGGCCCTGGTCGGCGACCCCGCCAGCGCCGACACGCGGGCGCTGCTCGACGTGCTCTGGGGCGCGTACCGACCCAACCAGGTCGTCGCTCTGGCGCGGCCGGGCGAGGTGCCCGTGGTGCCGCTCCTGGAAGGGCGCACGGCGCAGGACGGTAAGGCCACGGCGTTCGTCTGCGAGCGGTTCGCCTGCCGGTTGCCGGTCACCGACCCCGCGGCCCTGGCCGCCCAGCTGGGCTGACGGCGGGGCGCTTGCCTAGCGGCTCAGAAATTGACGGCCTTGAAGTAGTTCACCCGTCCGTACTTGTAGTACGTGCCCACTCCGGGAACGGCGTCGGTGTTCTGCTCGATGCGCGTCCGCACGCACGATGCGGTGGTGCACGTGTTGCGCGCCAGCGCGCGCGCCCACACCAACCCCGCCAGCCCGGCCACGTGCGGCGTGGCCATGGAGGTGCCGCCCCACGCCTCGTACCCGTTGTTGAGCACCGTGGACAGGATCCCAACCCCCGGCGCGACCACGTCGACCCAGCTGGCCCCGTAGTTGGAGAACCAGGCCTTGGTGTCGTTCTGGTCGCTGGCGGCCACCGCGATGCAGCGGTCGTAGGCCGCGGGGTAGAGCTTCCAGTTCATGCCGTCGTTGCCCGCGGCGCAGGCCAGCACCGCGCCCTTGTTCCAGGCGTAGTTCACCGCGTTCTTGAGGGTGTTCGACGGCCAGTAGCCGCCCAGGCTGATGTTGATGCACCAGGCGCCCTGGTCGGCCGACCAGGTGATGCCGTTGGCCACGGCAGCGTAGGTGCCCGACCCGGACGCGCTCAGCACCTTGGCCGCGACGAGGGCCACCGACCAGTTGGCCCCGACGCCGCCCGTGCCGTTGTTCGCCAGCGCGGCCACGGTGCCGGCGACGTGCGTGCCGTGGCCGTTGTCGTCGGAGGCGTTGTTGTCGTTGTTCACGAAGTCGCGCTGGGCCGCAAGCCCCGGCAGGTCCTCGTGGGGTCCCACGCCGGTGTCGACGATGGCGCAGCGCACCGTCTCCGACCCGGTGGTGAGGTCCCAGGCCTGCGGCGCGCTGACCTTGGGCCAGGCCCACTGCTGGCTGTACAGCGGATCGCTCGGCGTACCAACGGCGTGCGCGATGCCGTTGGGCTCCGCGTACTCCACCAGCGGGTGGCGCGAGAGCATCTGCACCGTGCGCTCCACCGTCCCCGCGGGGATCTTGAAGACGTGGACCCCCAGCGCGTCCACGCTGCCGCCGACGCTGGCGCCGATGGAGCGCGCGAACACCTGCGGGTTGACGCTCACGTCCGCGCGGAACTTCACCAGGATCTCGTCGGGAACGAACGGCTGGGACGGGCCGGGTGTGCGGGGCGCGGCAGGCGCGCCCTGGCCGCCCCCGAGGATCGCGACGAGCAGCACGGCCACCGTACACACTACCAGCAGTCCGCGACGCATGATCGCCCCCCCTGTCCGTGGCCGAGATGCTGCCGCGACGGCGACAGCCCCGACCGGGATCCCCGAGTGCGGGTCCGTAACAATGATCGAACCACTGTGCGGGGGTTCTGTCAACGGCAGTTTGCCGGCAGTTTGGGGAAGTGCCGATCGCACGTGGCAGGGCATCGGTGGACGCTTTGTCCACGGCGGTTCGCCGGCGGCTCGGGGGAGGGCTTGCGGCGTCTGGCAGAGGTCAGCAACAGGTGGGCAGCTGGCGATCGGCTTCAGACTGCTGCGGTAGAGGCCCGCAGTGCGGCGTCCGTTAGGGGCCAGCAACAGGTGGGGGCAGGGTAGAATACAGGGCAGGCGCTCAAGCACTCGCAGGCGCGCGTGGCAGGAGGCAGCCGCCTGATGCTGCACTCGGTGCCAGGCGGCATGGAGGGCTCGACGATACGACCGGTTGCGGGCAGGCAGCAGCGATCTGGCGCGTCCAGCGCGGCGCAGGGCACTGCGCTCGTGGCCGTGCTCGTCGTCCTGCTGCTGGCGACGGCGCTCGCAGGGTCGGCCGCGTGGCTGTTGCAGCGCCAGCAGGCTCGGGCCGGCACCCGCTACCGCTCGGCTGCCGCCCTGGCCGCGGCCGAGGCCGGCGTCCACCGGGCGCTGGCGGTCCTGGAGTCGGTGGCGCCCGACGGCTGGTCGCCGGGCGCCCTCTGGCGACCGAGCGGGCACGTCGAGCACCACCGCGTCGGGGCCCTGGATGCGCGCTCGATCGTGAGCATCACCGACGAGGCCGACGGGGCCCTGCTCGTCACGGCCACCGGTGAGGCCGGGGGTACCGCCAGGCGCATACGCGCGCGCGTCTACCTGGCGTCGCCGGCCCTGCTGGTGGGCCTCTACGCCACCAGCCTCGTACGCCTGGAGGAGCCCCCAGCCGCGACCGTCGTGCTTCCCTACGGGCACGGCATTGGGGATCGCCCGTGGGTCCACGTCGCCGCGGGCGAGGGCGTGTGGTTTGCGACGGGCAGCGTGTCCATCAACGACCCGTCGGTGCGCCTTCCGATCGGCCCGGGCCCGGTCGACCCGCCCGGCGCGCCGCCCGAAGCGCCCCGCGCGGGGCCCGTGCGCCTGCTGCTGGCGCGCCGCGCCCAGCTGACACTGGGATGGGACCGGCAGCCGGTCGAGCTGGCGTTCCTGCGCGCGGCGGGCATCCACGTGGAGGGCGTGGTCTACCGCGACGAGGCGTTGCCCGCGCTGCCGCAGGTCGATCGTGCCTACTACCGCGCCCGCGCCGCGGCCAACCACCTGAATGCGCCCGTGCACCGGGCCGCGGGCGTGTTCCTGGGCGACCGCGCCCTGACCGACAAGCTCGACAGCGTTTACACGCCCGAGGAACTGCGACAGGTGCTGCGCTACTTCCGGAAGAGCGGTGCGCCACCGCGGCTGGCTGGCATCGTCTACGTGCGGGGCGGGGTCGAGCTGGTGGATCGCGCGCGGCTCGTCGTCATCGACGGCGCGCTGGTCGCCGAAAGTACCGTGCACCTCATCGAGGAGGCCGTCCTCGAGATCCTGCACTCGCCCGCCACGCGCACCTGGCCGGGCCTGGTGGTGCTCGACGACGGTGCCCTGCTGCTGGCCCAGGGCGCGCGCCTGCGGGTGCACGGCCTCGTCTACGTCAGCCGCCTGGTCGACGCGGGCGACGGCGTGACGGTCGATGTCGTGGGCGCGGTGCTGGCGGGCGATCCACGCCACAGCGTGCGCAACCGCGCGGCGACAGTGGTGATCCGCTACGATCCTGCCGTGATGGGCACCCCGGGCCTCCGCTGGACGCCCGGCGGGGCCCCGGTCGTCTGGGTGGCCGCCTGGGAGGAACTCCCGTAGCGCCAGACCGGCGACTGCGGAGCCGAGGCGTGGTGGGCCGACGCTTTAACCTCACCCGCCGGCCGGGCGGCCGGAGACCGCGGGCGCGAAGGTATCGAGGATGCGCTGGATCTGGTGGCGGGCAGCCGGCCGTAGCAGCGGCAGCTGCACGCCGGCGTCCCGGTAGGCCGCAATGCGCCGCGCCACGTCGTCGGCCGTCCCGCACGCGGTGAGCTCCTCGATGTAGGCCCGGGGGAGGGCGCGGGCCAGCGCCTCGGGGCCGCCCTGCTCGAAGGCCGCCCGAAAGGCCGGCAGGTCGTCCTCACGGATGACCGGCTCGCCCACCGCCGTGCGGACGCGGGCGTTGTACGCCATGCGCCGGGGGTGGAACTTGCTCGCCACCTCCCAGCGGATGGCCTCGATGGCGGCCTCGCGCGTCTCCTCCAGCGAGGTCGGCACGATGGCCGCCACCTCGAACTGCGCCCAGTCCCGCCCGGCCGCCTCGGCCGCCTGCCGCACGATGCGCAGCGCGTTGGCCGCGTAGCCCGGTGAGGTGACGGCGTTCAACAGCACGCCGTCGCCGATCTCGCCAGCCAGGCGCAGGCGCCGCGTCGCACCGGCGAACGCGGCGAGCGCGCTCACGGAGTCGCGCACGAGGTTGATCGTTTCGGAGAAGAAGCCCAGCTCGTACCCGCGGGCGTCGGCGTACTGCATCCAGGAGGCCATCTCCTGGACGCGCATCGTCGGATCGTACCCCAGGGCGAAACCGATGCGCATCGTCCGCGGCGCGCCTAGATCAGGTCCTGTCCGTCCCACCGCACGAACCGGCCGGCGGCGACGATGCCGTCGATGCGCTGCTGCTCGCCCGGGGCCAGCACCCGCAGGTCCTGGAGCGGGTCGCCGTCGACCACCAGCAGGTCGGCGGCCAGCCCCGGTCGGACCGCGCCCGTCACGCGCTCCAGACCCAGCGCCCGGGCGGCCTCGGACGTGGCCGCGGCCAGGACCTCGCGTGGACTGTACCCGCAGGCGGCCAGCATCAGCATCTCGACGCCCACCGACCCGTGGCAGAACAGCGCGTTGCCGCCGGCATCGGTGCCCGTCGCGACCCGCACGCCATGGGCACGCGCGATGCGCATGCGCTCGTGCACCCGCGGCACCACGAACCCCATCGCCTCGAGCTCGCGCTGGCGCGCGGCCTGCGCCGGGGGCACGGCCTGGCGCTCGCGCGCCTGGTCCAGGAAGTGGTGCACCGCCAGCGTCGGCACCAGCCACGTGCCCTGCGCGGCCATGCGGGCCGCCAGCGCGTCGTCCAGGAAGGTGCCGTGCTCGAGGGTGTCGACGCCGGCCTCCAGCGCGATCTCGATGCCGGCGCGCGCGTGGGCGTGGGCGGCCACCCGACGGCCCCACCGGTGGGCCTCGTCGACCGCCGCCCGCACCTCCTCCAGCCGGTACTGGGGTAGCCGCGGGTCCTGGCCGGGCGAGGCCAGGCCGCCGGTCACGCCCATGACCTTGATCCAGTCGACCCCCTGGGCCACGTGCTCGCGCACCGCCCGGCGCACGCCCTCCTCGCCGTCGGCCTGCAGGCAGCGCCAGTGCACGTGCCCGCCCGTGGGCGTGATCCCCAGGCCGGCGGCGACGATCCGCGGCCCGACCACCAGCCCCGCGGCCACCGCTTCCCGGAGGTGCACGTCGAGGTAGGCGCGGCACCCCAGCACGCGCACCGTGGTGATGCCGGCCAGCAGCGTGCGGCGTGCGGCCTCGACGGTGCGCAACGCGTGCAGCCCTTCGGGTTCGTGCAGGCGCCGCGAGGTGGGATAGTCGCCGTAGGGCAGGGGCTCGCCCCCGACCAGGTGGGTGTGGGCGTCGATCAGGCCCGGCA is a window encoding:
- a CDS encoding MmgE/PrpD family protein, giving the protein MTLARRFAAYMAGLAYEALPAQVIHEAKRRVIDAVACALGAAAEPPIAAARRAAGRLSPSGGATVLAWGERTAPDVAAFVNGYMVRYLDYNDTYLSREALHPSDNLAGLLAAAEDAGATGRDLLAALVAAYEIVCRLADASSIRDRGWDHVTYGGIAVAAGAARLLGGDVDAIEQAINIAATTGINLRQTRVGHLSMWKGAAYGGASHNAVFAAYLATEGITGPSPVFEGRRGFMAQVSGPLAIPPMAGEAPEPSENELRWEEEGGRPADATPPPPATFKLLETDIKYWPAEYHSQAAIAAALDLRQQGLRPEAIDRVVIRTFRVAVEIIGGEPEKWAPTTRETADHSMPYLVAAALLDGEVTARQFAPARIQREDVRQLMARTEVVEDPALTAAYPRGIPTVVEVYERSGRTWTARVDFPPGHARNPLSDAQLEEKFRHLAQPVLGPRTDAALRALWTLDQYASVREVTPLLVRPGAPHGE
- a CDS encoding thioredoxin domain-containing protein; this translates as MPNRLIGETSPYLLQHAHNPVDWYPWGEEALRRAREEDKPIFLSIGYAACHWCHVMERESFEDPAVARLMNEHFVNVKVDREERPDLDDIYMQAVVALTGHGGWPMSVFLTPDGVPFYGGTYFPPEPRHGLPSFRQVLEAIAAAWRHRRDEVLRGGQALLEVLRRSSAPPQADSTLRPATLDAAFAQLERQFDLAHGGWGGAPKFPQPMALEFLLRTYVRTGEESARRMAERTLEKMARGGIYDHLGGGFHRYAVDALWRVPHFEKMLYDNAQLARVYVQAWQATRRPLYRAVAEETADFLLREMQDPAGGFYSSLDADSEGEEGKFYVWTRQELRAVLGEDAPLFEDAYGVTAEGNFEGRCVLYRAREPDVLAERWGADADVLEARLAAARRRLLAVRAARVRPGCDDKVLAAWNGLAIGALADAARVLGRDDYREAAARAAAFVLEAMRTPQGRLRRSWRQGVARGEAFLEDYANLADGLLALYEATFEGRWFVEAQRLAEVMLSGYRDPAGGFFDVADDHEALVVRPKSLQDTATPSGGAAAAGALLRLAALTGEGRYRDLAEEALRAVQPLAATYPTAFARWLCALDFALAPPREVALVGDPASADTRALLDVLWGAYRPNQVVALARPGEVPVVPLLEGRTAQDGKATAFVCERFACRLPVTDPAALAAQLG
- a CDS encoding LLM class flavin-dependent oxidoreductase, yielding MRIGFALGYDPTMRVQEMASWMQYADARGYELGFFSETINLVRDSVSALAAFAGATRRLRLAGEIGDGVLLNAVTSPGYAANALRIVRQAAEAAGRDWAQFEVAAIVPTSLEETREAAIEAIRWEVASKFHPRRMAYNARVRTAVGEPVIREDDLPAFRAAFEQGGPEALARALPRAYIEELTACGTADDVARRIAAYRDAGVQLPLLRPAARHQIQRILDTFAPAVSGRPAGG
- a CDS encoding tripartite tricarboxylate transporter substrate-binding protein, which encodes MRRTAVLVAAFVLLAGLAHGGAGPAYPSKALEFIAPAGPGGGWDTTARMTAKALTEERLVTVPISVINMPGGSGAVGIAHMVTRRRGDTHVLAVMGSALTGTLARRAVPYTYRDVTPIIAITADFQVIAVRKDSAFNSLKTLLEVFKRDPGAITVGGGSAPGALDHLTFAQLAGLVGVDVTKVRYVPFGDGAAAMASILGGTTTVLSSSLSETLANIEAGQIRVLAVTAPQRLGGALRTIPTAREQGVDFVFANWRGFYMPPETPADVVKFWEDTFAKMLGSRTWARILQETRWEPFVLTGERLRQFLDRDLATTQGVLRDLGLIR
- a CDS encoding S8 family peptidase, translating into MRRGLLVVCTVAVLLVAILGGGQGAPAAPRTPGPSQPFVPDEILVKFRADVSVNPQVFARSIGASVGGSVDALGVHVFKIPAGTVERTVQMLSRHPLVEYAEPNGIAHAVGTPSDPLYSQQWAWPKVSAPQAWDLTTGSETVRCAIVDTGVGPHEDLPGLAAQRDFVNNDNNASDDNGHGTHVAGTVAALANNGTGGVGANWSVALVAAKVLSASGSGTYAAVANGITWSADQGAWCINISLGGYWPSNTLKNAVNYAWNKGAVLACAAGNDGMNWKLYPAAYDRCIAVAASDQNDTKAWFSNYGASWVDVVAPGVGILSTVLNNGYEAWGGTSMATPHVAGLAGLVWARALARNTCTTASCVRTRIEQNTDAVPGVGTYYKYGRVNYFKAVNF
- a CDS encoding amidohydrolase family protein; translation: MMAPPRFALTGARLLDGEGGDVAGATILVEDGRIVAAAAGLAVPSEYTVRFDVGGKTVMPGLIDAHTHLVGGEPLPYGDYPTSRRLHEPEGLHALRTVEAARRTLLAGITTVRVLGCRAYLDVHLREAVAAGLVVGPRIVAAGLGITPTGGHVHWRCLQADGEEGVRRAVREHVAQGVDWIKVMGVTGGLASPGQDPRLPQYRLEEVRAAVDEAHRWGRRVAAHAHARAGIEIALEAGVDTLEHGTFLDDALAARMAAQGTWLVPTLAVHHFLDQARERQAVPPAQAARQRELEAMGFVVPRVHERMRIARAHGVRVATGTDAGGNALFCHGSVGVEMLMLAACGYSPREVLAAATSEAARALGLERVTGAVRPGLAADLLVVDGDPLQDLRVLAPGEQQRIDGIVAAGRFVRWDGQDLI
- a CDS encoding oxaloacetate decarboxylase, which gives rise to MSHTAPSPARRLRERLRAGGLLIAPGVFDGLSARIATEAGFEALYASGGAIARSAGLPDLGLLGLSEVLARVREITDATPLPVIADADAGYGNALNVVRTVREFERAGVAALHLEDQVTPKKCGHYAGKQLVSTDEFVGKLRAALDARRDPDLVIIARTDARAVLGLAAAIERANRYAEAGADVLFVEAPESEDELERIARAVAAPLLVNMFAGGKTPLVPPARLEAMGYRIMIVPSDLQRAAIAAMQEAAALVRTTGTATGMGDRLASFAERDRLVDLPAWEERERRYGAISARGEAMR